From the Neobacillus sp. PS3-34 genome, the window TGGTTTTGAAGGAAGGATCGACTTTACTTTTGTTTTTACTTGTGGGTGTTCTTCTGTTTTTTGAACAGGATTTTTTTCATGAACCTCTTTGTTGAAATGGGCAGGATTTTTAATTTCTTTATATTTCCCTGTTGTTACTCCCATTTTATGGGCATTTTCTAAATCCTTTTCCGTGCCACTAACAACCGTTAATTGAAGATGCTCATTTGATACTGCTTCTTCTATTTTTTGCATTTTCGTATTTAGCTGCTTTTCTGCCTCTGGTTCAGCCTTTTCAGTTCTTACAGTTGAAATCACTACCGTATGGTTAGATTTTAAATATCCTTGTTTCTTTATCTCTATGAGGATATTTTCGGTAATTTTCGAAACATCTTCTTTCTTCCAATCGTCAATTTTCGTTAAAATCCTTTTACCATCTTTATTAAATGCATTTAACTCAACCACCTGCATTTCTTTATTGACAGCCATTTCTATACTTGGATTAACATCAATTGACATGTAAGCGTAGGCCTGATTGCTTTTATAAATAGGAAGAAATGATGCACAGACGAGCACAAGGGCTGCAGCTGCAGTTGCAAGCCGCTTACCTTTAAAAAATTTCCCTATCGAAAACGAACCCCCTGTTCGTTCCCTCGCCACAGCTGGAAAAAAATGAACTTCTTCTCCAAGAACATATGCTTTATTTTGTTTCCGGGCACGCAAAAACTCACCATCAGGGGTTAATAATGTCAGAAAAACATCATCCATTTCCATAATGATTCCTTTTTTCATGTTTCCAGCACCCCCTTAATATAATCCTTCATATAAACATAATCATTTGAATAAATAAGTGCAATTGCAATAATATATTTTCGGTTACGTTCGAGCGTTTTTCTACTTACGTCTACCAGCTGCTCAAGCTGTTTGATCGGCAGTTTTTTCTTTGTAAGGAGGATTTCCTTCAATTCCTCGTTTTCCACCAGGAGCCTTGCAGCTAAAATAGCGTTCTTTCTGGCATCAGCATGTTTTGGAGACTGCTCAATGATTTCATTAAAGGATAAATCATATTTTAGCAGCATCTGTTGGAATTGCATTATTTCGTCCCTGCGGTGTTCCTGTTCTGTTTTTTTATTATATTCATGTATTGATAATTCATTTTCGATCAGGGTACCTGGAGAATCTTCATCCTGCATCTCTCTATTTAAATCGATGCTAATACTCTGGTTTCTGGATTGCTTGCGGATATAATCGATTACCCGTCTTTTAATCAATACTTCCGAAAAACTGAGTAAAGAGCTCCCCGCTCAGGAGAATATTTATCAATTCCTTCATTGAATGCAATAAGGCCGATACTAAATTCATCGTCTGTTTCGTGAATGTATCTCTTGCAAACAGCCGACACGGTTTTAGCAATAAAAGGTTTGTAAGAGTCTATAATTTCATTCCGCAAAGCAGTATCACCATGCTGAATTAATGCAACCGACTCTTCTAGTGTTCTTTTTTTCTTTTTGGTCATAAACAATAAACCCAGCAATAGCCTCACCTCTCTATTCCAACCAATTATAACATACGGTAGGAGCTTATCTTTTTGTGGGGGTAACTGCATTTAGAAAAGATAGCCCCAGTTAAGGCTATCTTTTCCTGTTTATTGTTCATTCTGAATAATTAGTCATTGTGCTTTTCTTTACCATTTTCATGTGTACGGTGTTCTTCAACTTTCTTTATTGGCTTAAGCTCTTGTTTAACAGTTTGTTTTACTTGTTTGATTTGCTGTTTAGCTGTTGTTTTTACTTCTTTAACTTGCTGTTTTTCAGTTTGGCGAATTTTTTTCACTTCTTGCTTTGCAGCAGACTTTACTTGCTTCGCTTGTTGCTTTGCAGTTGTTTTCACTTGCTTTGCTTCTTTTTTAGCTTGGTGCTTTACTTGTTTTGCAGCAGTTTTTGCTTGTTTAGCTTCTTTTTTTGCAGTGTGCTTCGCTGCAACAGCTGCTTTTTTAACTTCTTTTTTGGATTCAGTCTTAACATCTGAAGTGTCTTCAGTTGTTGTCGCAGGTTCAGTTGTTGTTGTTGTCGCAGGTGCAGTTGTTGTCGTTCCTGTGGTAGCAGTTGTACCAGTTGTTGTAGTTGCTGCAGGTGTATCAGTTTTCACTGTAGTTTCTGTAGCAGGAGCTTCAGTTTTTACTTCTTCAGCTTCTTTTTCCAACTTTGCTAATTTCTCAGCTAATCTAGCGTAGGTTTTTTCAATATTTCTTTTTAATGCTGCTTTTGCCACAGGGTTTTGAACTTTATCCATTGCTGCAGTCAACGCAACAATATTTTGTGTAAGAACTTTTTCTACATCCTTAAGGTTAGAATTGTCAGTTGTAGTTTCATCCGTAGCTTTTTCTTCTGTTTTTGCTTCTTCTGTTTTTGCTTCTTCAGAATCTTTATCTTCCGTTTTTACTGCTGTTTCGTCTTGTTTATTCTGGTCATCAGCTTTTACTTCTTCAGTTTCAGCTTTTTCTGTTTCTTTTGCGTCGTCTTGCTTTACTTCAGTTGTTTTATCAGACTCTTCTTTTTTAACTTCTTCTTCTTTAGTTGAATCTTTTTGGTCTTCCATGATTTTATCTGCATTTTTCATTTCTTCAACAGAATCTTTAATTGCTTTCACAGCAGCTTCCTGGTCTCCTGCAGCGAAAAGTGCTTGAGCTTCAGCAAGGCGTTCAGTTGCAAAATTGGCAAGCAGTTTTGCTTCCTTTGAATCATCAGAAGTCAATGCAAGCTGGATTTTCTCAAGGGCAATTTTTACGAAATAGAAGAAATCTCCTGGTACTAGTGCTGGTGTCTCTGTCTTTACAGTTTCTGTAGCTGGAGCAGTTGTTTCTGATTTAACAGCAGTTGTATTTTCATCAGCAAATGCTGCGTTTCCGGCAGTAAGAGTGATTCCTCCAGCTAGGACAACAGCTAAAGCTCCCTTTGCGATTTTATGTAAGTCTTTATGGTTTGTTTGTTTTTTCATTTTTTATTCCACCTTATGTTTTTTTTCGCGGCCGCTTTTTCACTAAATGATTACGGACGGCAAGGAGGGGTTTGTGGGGGTGTCGAAAATAAATAAATTTTTAATAAAGCAAAAAAGCCTTACCCAGCCCTTGCAGGATAAAGCTTTTGCTATTAAAAATATTTGTATTATTTGCTTTCAGGATGTCTGGCTAAAAGCAAAAATCTGAGAAAAAAACCAATCAGGAGTCCAGGAATTAAAAAAATCATTGGCAAAAAAACAGGCCCTGCATCACACCTACTATTACAACCTTGCTGGAATACATTAGTCCGATTGTGACAAAGTCGCCGAACACAAAAGGCAAAAATGACAGTTTTTCTTCGCCGGCATCGCGCTTCGATAAGCATCCCACAGTGCAAACATATATACACATGGATAAAACATCAGCCACTGGAAATTCGTTACCTTAAAGGCGATGTCTATCTCTCCGATAAAGCTGTATAAAATGGCTTGATTAAAATTGCTGAAAACATTAATAATAAATTCCAATACGACAAACAAGATTCCTTTTATATACTGTCCGGCCAACAGCTGGCTGAATCCTGGCAAGGCTATATTCCACATGACTGCTTCTAGTTTATTAAGCTTTTTCATTCTCCAACCCGCTTTGTTTTGGCAATTTTATTTTCTAATTTTTAGGATATCCATAAAAAAGCCAAATTAAAGCGATTTTTTTATTTTACTAAAACAATCATTTCTTTAGAAGCTTTAAATAGGTGCGCGCGAATGTGTTCCAGTCACGTTTTTTTTGAAAATAACTTTTAAAAAGCTTCAGAAATAATGGATACTTTCCCTTATACGGGTACCACTGGATTTCATTATTTTTTCTGCCGCTGTCTTCGATAATCGCTTTTTCATGGCAAAAAATACGCAGACCGGCATCACCATGATATCTGCCAATCCCGCTTTGCTTTGCTCCCCCAAATGGAAGGCCATGATTGGCTACTGTGATGATGGCATCATTAATGACAACTGCTCCTGAAATAAGCTTCCCAGCAACTCTTCGTGCCTTCAACAGATCCAAGGACCATACACTGGCGTTCAGCCCATAAATGGAGTCATTCGCGAGTGATACCGCCTCTTCCTCTGTATCAAATGGAATTACCGGCAAAAGCGGTCCAAAGGCCTCTTCCTGAATGATTTTCATATCCTGCACGACATTTGTTACAACAGTCGGGGGCAGGAACATGCCTTCCTTCCAATCCTGCGGCTGAATTCCTGTTTCGAGGACCGCACCTCGCGATAGGGCTTCCTCCAGCTGTTCCTTTACGATTTGAATTTGTGATGGAAATGTCATTGAACCAATATCACTATTCTCGTCTGCCCCTTGTGTCAGACCCTCTACTTCATTTTTTAGCAAAGCTAAAAATTCATTGTACACCTTGCGCTCCACATACAGCCTTTCTGCACTCATACACACCTGTCCGCTGTTTGTAAAAGCGGCCAGGCGGCTCCCTTTGCTGCTCTTTTTAGATTAGCGTCAGCAAAGACAATCATTGGATCTTTCCCGCCTAGCTCAAGTGTAGTAGGTATCAGCCTTTTTGCAGCGGACTCCTGAATGATTTTCCCTGTCCTTACTGACCCGGTAAAGAAAATATAATCGGGGCTTCCATCAGTAAATGCGGCGCCTACCTCTTTACCTCCGTGGGCCACCTGGACCACTCCTTCAGGGAAGCCCGCTTTGGCAAAAAGGTCTTCGATACATTTCCCTACCAATGGAGTGACTTCAGACGGCTTTAATATGACAGTGTTTCCTGAAGCCAGTGCACTGATCATTGGAACAATGGCAAGCTGAAGAGGATAGTTCCAAGGAGAGATAACAAGGACAACTCCCCTTGGCATATACTCAACAAAAGATTTTTTTCCAATCAGCAATAAAGGTGTAGAAGCTTTTTGCCTTTTTAAAATCTTTTCCGCATGGGAGCATATATGGCTGATTGCATCCAGCGTAGGCATAATATCGGCAACCAATGCCTCTGTCAGGACTTTTCCTGTATCATCGGCAATTGTCCTTGCGATTTCCTCCATATGATCTGCCATATATTCTTTTAGCACTTTCAAATAGTTAAGCCGACTGGAAACTGGGAGGTTACTCCATCTCTCGAAGGCATTTCTTCCTTGCTGGTAAAATTGATCGACAAGATGCAGTGGAGTTTCATCAATCTCGCCAAGATGCTTTCCTGTTGCAGGGGCAAACACCTGAATTTTTTCACTGACTGAATGCACGTTCATTCACCTGACTTTAGATAATTTTTATTTGGTAGGCAGGGTTATCTTTATTTTTTATATAAAATGAAATCATCGGAGAAATTCCATCACGAAAATCAGGGCATTGAATTCCTGATCCCTTTAAATCCTCCTGGGCTTGAGTACAGTCAAAACGTCCCATCCATGTAAAATAATCAAGAGCCTCTTTTTCTACTCCAAGATATTTACGAACTGGCTTTAACGACAGCACTAATTTGGCCGCTGACAATGGCAGGCTCCCTTTAGGTTGTTTTTTGATCAGCTCTGCCATCAGCATTCTATAAAGCTCGGAAACAGGATAGGGCTTAGGATCGGTTAAATGATACGTTTTACCCGCCCCCTGCTCGAGAAAGGCCAAATAAGTCGTCGCTTCAATAATATAATCAATTGGAACAAGATTGACAACAGCATCTCCTTTTCCCATCGTCGGAATAATAGGAAGAAATTTCAAACGGTCGAGAAAATTCATAATAAAGTAAGGGCCGTCAAATTTGATGGTTTCACCAGTTTTTGAATGTCCCTTTACGATCCCCGGACGGATGATTGTAATGGGAACTTCCCTTTTCAATTCCTCTACAAGCACTTCCGCTTTAAATTTCGTCTCTTCGTAATGGTTTTTAAAAGCCTTTGGAAGAATTAATTCGGTTTCATAAAGCTTTCCTTCGCGTTTCCCCGCTACATATGCTGTACTGAAATACGTATATCTTTTTACATTTGGCAGTTTTTTTACCCATTCATTAATATTTTTTGTCCCTACTACATTTACCTTATAAGCGATATCCCTTGGCACGGCAAGGTCATAGATCGCAGCCAGGTGAAAGATATGTGTAATTTGCTTCGCTAGGTGATTTTGCTCTTCGTCAGGTATTCCGAGCCCTGGCACGGTAATATCCCCTTCAATAATTTGGATTTGGTCATCTTCCAGCTTAAATTCCGCAACAATTTCCTTCGCTTCACTCAATGCCTTTTGTCGCATGTCGGGCAGGACAAGGACAAAAACTTTTCCTTTCCCTTCATTCCTCTTTAATACCTGGCGAATCAACTGATTGCAGATGAAGCCCGGAAAGCCTGTAAAAAAATAGCCCTTTTCCAAAATCATTCCTCTTTTCAAAAACATGATTATGTTCATTTTAGCCAGATAGAAAAACATTCGTCAAATACTTTACAGAAAATTCTGTAATAATAATAGATTAAAACTGTAATTTCAAAAAAAATGTGCCAGCCTTAATTGGCTGACACTGTTTTATAAACAGGATTAGGAGAAGGCTTACCGATAAAGAAGCCTTGGGCAAGCTGGACACCGAGACTGCGGCAGTATTCCAGCTCTTCCTTTCTTTCAATTCCTTCGGCGAGAACCGTTATATCCAATTCATTAGCCAATTCCATCACTTCTCCCAAGAACTGCTGTTTTCGTGATTCCTGATCACAAAATTGAATGAATTGCCGGTCAATCTTCACAAAATCCGGATCGAGCATTTTTAACACTTCCAGAGTTGAATACCCAGCCCCGACATCATCAAGGGCTACTTTCATTCCTTCTCTTTTATATGTTTGCAATACTTTTTTCAGGTGGCCCATATCTTCAATTTGTTCGGATTCAACCACTTCAAAGACAAGATCTGCGGGGTCAATTGCATATTTATTTACAAGGTGAAAAGTATGCTGCAGGCAAAAATCAGGATTATAAATAGTTGAAGGCAAGAAATTGATAAAACTCTTAACCCCTTTAGGGATAAAAAGATTTTTGGCCCTTATGGCTGCTTCACGTGCCCTCTGGTCAAGGAGTGAAAGCATGCCTGCTTTTGCTGCTGTTGAAAACAAAGCTCCCGGCGAAATATCGTTATCTTCTTTTGTTCTCAGCAATGATTCATAACCAAATAGTTGATCGTCCTTCTGCAAATCAATAATTGGCTGTAAAAAACTGATGAGCTCTCCTGATTGAATAATGGAAATTGTATTTTTATTCTGCAGCTGGATAATCAGGCTTTTAAGCGGAATGCCCGCAGAAGGAATTTTTCTTTTCAAACAAAGCGCGGAAAGAGACTGATCCTGTGCTTTAGTTAATAGCTGTATTCGTTCAAGCAACTCTTGATGGTTATCATAAGGGATGTACCACCATCCGTCCCCATGTGGTTCAAGCTTGTAAGCAGATAAGTTTTCTGTGGTATTAATATACAGATAACCTTTTTCGTGGAGCAGAAACGAAATCCCGCATTGATTACAATACATACAAAATTTCCCCCAAAAGGACTAATTTTCTATTGCTATCATAGCAAACTAATTTAATTATTAATACCAATAAGCACCAAAAAACGGCGAAACAAAAGCTTCGCCGTTTTTCTTCTTTATTCACTATCCATTGGATTGTATAGCTTTACATCCGGATTTTTCTCCTGGAACCATCTGAGTGCAAAATCATTTTCAAATAAAAATACATTTTGATCAAAACGGTCTTTAACGAGAAGGCTTCGGGAGCTTGACAGGTTTTCATCAACCGTGTCTCCTTCAATCCATCTGGCGATTTTCGATCCCTGTCTTTCCATTAAAACCTCTGCATTGTATTCAGCCTTCATCCGGTGCTCAAACACTTCAAACTGCAGCTGCCCTACAGCACCAAGCAGATAGTCATCCGTTTTAACGGTTTTAAAAAGTTGTATTGCACCTTCCTGAACAAGCTGCTGAATTCCTTTATGGAAGGACTTTTGCTTCATGACGTTCTTAGCCGAAACCCGAACGAATAATTCAGGGGTAAACTGTGGCAGCCGTTCATATTGGAAATCATCTTTTCCCGAAGTGAGTGTATCGCCAATCTGATACGTACCCGGATCATATAAGCCGATAATATCTCCACTAACAGCCTCATCAACGGTGTTCCGCTCTTCAGCCATAAATGATGTCGACTGAGAAAGCTTCAGCTGTTTTCCCAGACGCGGAATGTTAACAGCCATTCCCCGTTCGAATTTTCCGGAACAGATACGAACAAATGCAATTCGGTCCCGATGTGCCGGATTCATGTTCGCTTGGATTTTAAACACAAATCCTGAAAACTGCTCTGAAAGAGGATCAATTTTTCCGATTGATGAGTTCCGAGCCATCGGGGCAGGCGCAAACTGAAGATAGGTTTCAAGGAAGGTTTGCACGCCAAAGTTAGTCAACGCACTTCCAAAGAAAACTGGAATCAGGTCACCTTCTGCCACTCGTTCAGCTGAGAAATCATTTCCTGCTTCGTTTAAAAGCATGATTTCTTCCAATGTCTGATCATAAAGGCCTGTAACTTTTAATGGGTGATCACCTTCGATTTCGCCATCTTCATTTAATGAAATAAATCTTTCATCTTCAGTAACACGGAATTGTTCAATTCGTTTATAGTACCGATCATAAATACCAAGAAATTCTTTGCCCATCCCAATTGGCCAATTCATTGGATAAGATTCGATTCCAAGAACCTCTTCCAATTCAGCCAAAAGCTCTAGCGGCATTTTCCCCTGGCGATCAAGTTTATTAATAAACGTAAAAATAGGAATTCCACGCATGCGGCAAACCTTGAATAGCTTCAAAGTTTGTTCCTCTATACCCTTTGCAGAATCAATGATCATGACGGCACTATCAACCGCCATAAGCGTACGGTAGGTATCTTCACTGAAATCCTGATGTCCAGGGGTATCGAGAATATTGACACGGAAGTCGTTATAGTCAAATTGCATTACGCTGGAGGTAACAGATATTCCGCGCTGTTTCTCAATCTCCATCCAGTCACTCGTTGCAAATTTACCTGTTTTCTTTGCTTTTACAGTACCGGCATCACGAATGGCGCCACCGAATAATAGTAATTGTTCAGTTAAGGTCGTTTTACCGGCATCCGGGTGGGAAATGATCGCGAACGTCCGGCGCGAGGTTACTTCTTCTTTAAAATTCTTACTCATTTTGTTTTCCTCTCTTTTGACAACAAAAATTTTTGCCCATTATTTCAATCTTAGCGGTCTCAGCAAAACTTTGCAATCATTCATCATCAATCATTGCGTTATTTTTTCCTTCCAGTTTCTTAAATTCTTGTTTATCCCTCTTTCACAAGTGCTCTCTCATTATCCTACTCTCTTGCTTTTCCAGCGATTCCCTCCATGAATAATACCTATTACCTATTTATTACAGATAACATTTTCATATAATGGAGATAGAAATCTTGAAGAAATAGAAGGAGATGAACTACTTGAATCAAAGCTCAAAGATAGTTTCAAAGTTTATGCCACTCCTTGGAGTGTTAATTTTAATAGTCGCCACTACTTTATGGATTATACAAGAAACAACTAAAGAGACTGCTATCCCCTTCTCTTCCATGGTAAAAACAATTCAGCATCAAAAAGGAGAAACGGTAACCTTGACAGAAAACTCAGATGGCTCCCTGCACCTCGAGACAAAAGAAGGCAAATATGTTTCCAATGTCCCTCCTAACAGCCAAATGGTAGACAAGCTAGTCGAAAAATATAACATCGATTATTCTTTTAACAACAGCAGTAAATTCGGAAAATGGATTATGGGTGGTCTGGTCATTTCACTCGCAGGAGCTGCTCTTGCTCTTCAAAAATCAAAAGGCGGAATTGGCATTTCCAATCCAATGAAAAATAGTCTCTCCAAAGCAAGGCCTCTTCCAGCAATTACGCTTAATGATGTTGGTGGGCTTGGAGATGAAATGAAGGAAGAAATACTTCAGACACTATCGATTTTAAAAGCACCAGAACGTTCAGCAAAAATGGGGATAAAGCCTCCTAAAGGAATTTTGCTCTATGGACCTCCAGGTACAGGTAAGACGCTTCTTGCACAGGCAATTGCACGTGAATTAAATGCTTCCTTCTTCTCAACAAGCGGTTCCGCTTTTAATGAATTATTTGTTGGTGTTGGAGCAAGCCGCGTGCGTACCCTATTCCAGAGTGCGAGAAAACAGACACCGGCAGTTATTTTTATTGATGAAATAGATGCACTTGCAGGCAGACGGAAGCAGCACGGCGGTGAAGAATCAGAAAAAACACTGACAGAGCTTCTTGTTCAGCTTGACGGTGGACACCCAAATGACGGAATATTGTTCATTGCCGCAACGAACCGGAAAGATATGCTTGATGAAGCATTTCTTCGTCCTGGAAGAATTGACTTCTCATTCCAGGTTCCACTTCCTGATACAAAAGGGAGACGGGAAATTATTGATATCCACACGAAGGGTAAAAGCCTTGCACGTGATGTGGCGTCATCCCTGGATGATTTAGCAGAAAGTACATCAGGATTTTCAGGTGCAGAACTTCAATCACTTTTTGAAACAGCCAGCAGAATAGCAGTTAGAAACGGCAAAGAATTTATTGGAAAAAGCGACCTTGATTATGCATTAGACCGTACAATCCTAGGAAGTACATCCCGTACCCTTCAGGATGCCGACACAAAAAACCGTGTTGCCATTCATGAAGCAGGCCATGCGATTGTTGCTGCTTTGACAAAACCAGGCTCTGTCCGAAAGGCTACTATTATCCCTCGTGGCGAGGCGCTTGGTTATGTAGCACCAATTCCAAAGGAGCTTCATCTATCCACAACAAGCGACCTGCTAGACCGTGTGGCCATGGTACTCGCTGGCGGTGTTGCTGAACGGATGTTCCTCGGCGAACACAGCATCGGTGTTAGCGGTGATGTGAAACAAGCGAAGCATATTATCGAGCAGATGGTCGATACAGGCATGCTTCAGGATGGATTTACCTTGACTTTTAGTAAAGGTGATAGGGA encodes:
- a CDS encoding EAL domain-containing protein, which codes for MYCNQCGISFLLHEKGYLYINTTENLSAYKLEPHGDGWWYIPYDNHQELLERIQLLTKAQDQSLSALCLKRKIPSAGIPLKSLIIQLQNKNTISIIQSGELISFLQPIIDLQKDDQLFGYESLLRTKEDNDISPGALFSTAAKAGMLSLLDQRAREAAIRAKNLFIPKGVKSFINFLPSTIYNPDFCLQHTFHLVNKYAIDPADLVFEVVESEQIEDMGHLKKVLQTYKREGMKVALDDVGAGYSTLEVLKMLDPDFVKIDRQFIQFCDQESRKQQFLGEVMELANELDITVLAEGIERKEELEYCRSLGVQLAQGFFIGKPSPNPVYKTVSAN
- a CDS encoding AAA family ATPase, with the translated sequence MNYLNQSSKIVSKFMPLLGVLILIVATTLWIIQETTKETAIPFSSMVKTIQHQKGETVTLTENSDGSLHLETKEGKYVSNVPPNSQMVDKLVEKYNIDYSFNNSSKFGKWIMGGLVISLAGAALALQKSKGGIGISNPMKNSLSKARPLPAITLNDVGGLGDEMKEEILQTLSILKAPERSAKMGIKPPKGILLYGPPGTGKTLLAQAIARELNASFFSTSGSAFNELFVGVGASRVRTLFQSARKQTPAVIFIDEIDALAGRRKQHGGEESEKTLTELLVQLDGGHPNDGILFIAATNRKDMLDEAFLRPGRIDFSFQVPLPDTKGRREIIDIHTKGKSLARDVASSLDDLAESTSGFSGAELQSLFETASRIAVRNGKEFIGKSDLDYALDRTILGSTSRTLQDADTKNRVAIHEAGHAIVAALTKPGSVRKATIIPRGEALGYVAPIPKELHLSTTSDLLDRVAMVLAGGVAERMFLGEHSIGVSGDVKQAKHIIEQMVDTGMLQDGFTLTFSKGDRESKMQELFQKALEKSEYLIQANESQYVKLVEALLKKETLEGSEVEEIIRKDATYDIDGLGDLVLA
- a CDS encoding anti-sigma factor domain-containing protein; this encodes MKKGIIMEMDDVFLTLLTPDGEFLRARKQNKAYVLGEEVHFFPAVARERTGGSFSIGKFFKGKRLATAAAALVLVCASFLPIYKSNQAYAYMSIDVNPSIEMAVNKEMQVVELNAFNKDGKRILTKIDDWKKEDVSKITENILIEIKKQGYLKSNHTVVISTVRTEKAEPEAEKQLNTKMQKIEEAVSNEHLQLTVVSGTEKDLENAHKMGVTTGKYKEIKNPAHFNKEVHEKNPVQKTEEHPQVKTKVKSILPSKPELKNDLKEDDEKGNKEKEGISKRNIPLTIKPLSPAKSKRQK
- a CDS encoding SDR family oxidoreductase, with translation MILEKGYFFTGFPGFICNQLIRQVLKRNEGKGKVFVLVLPDMRQKALSEAKEIVAEFKLEDDQIQIIEGDITVPGLGIPDEEQNHLAKQITHIFHLAAIYDLAVPRDIAYKVNVVGTKNINEWVKKLPNVKRYTYFSTAYVAGKREGKLYETELILPKAFKNHYEETKFKAEVLVEELKREVPITIIRPGIVKGHSKTGETIKFDGPYFIMNFLDRLKFLPIIPTMGKGDAVVNLVPIDYIIEATTYLAFLEQGAGKTYHLTDPKPYPVSELYRMLMAELIKKQPKGSLPLSAAKLVLSLKPVRKYLGVEKEALDYFTWMGRFDCTQAQEDLKGSGIQCPDFRDGISPMISFYIKNKDNPAYQIKII
- a CDS encoding peptide chain release factor 3 → MSKNFKEEVTSRRTFAIISHPDAGKTTLTEQLLLFGGAIRDAGTVKAKKTGKFATSDWMEIEKQRGISVTSSVMQFDYNDFRVNILDTPGHQDFSEDTYRTLMAVDSAVMIIDSAKGIEEQTLKLFKVCRMRGIPIFTFINKLDRQGKMPLELLAELEEVLGIESYPMNWPIGMGKEFLGIYDRYYKRIEQFRVTEDERFISLNEDGEIEGDHPLKVTGLYDQTLEEIMLLNEAGNDFSAERVAEGDLIPVFFGSALTNFGVQTFLETYLQFAPAPMARNSSIGKIDPLSEQFSGFVFKIQANMNPAHRDRIAFVRICSGKFERGMAVNIPRLGKQLKLSQSTSFMAEERNTVDEAVSGDIIGLYDPGTYQIGDTLTSGKDDFQYERLPQFTPELFVRVSAKNVMKQKSFHKGIQQLVQEGAIQLFKTVKTDDYLLGAVGQLQFEVFEHRMKAEYNAEVLMERQGSKIARWIEGDTVDENLSSSRSLLVKDRFDQNVFLFENDFALRWFQEKNPDVKLYNPMDSE
- a CDS encoding DUF5667 domain-containing protein produces the protein MKKQTNHKDLHKIAKGALAVVLAGGITLTAGNAAFADENTTAVKSETTAPATETVKTETPALVPGDFFYFVKIALEKIQLALTSDDSKEAKLLANFATERLAEAQALFAAGDQEAAVKAIKDSVEEMKNADKIMEDQKDSTKEEEVKKEESDKTTEVKQDDAKETEKAETEEVKADDQNKQDETAVKTEDKDSEEAKTEEAKTEEKATDETTTDNSNLKDVEKVLTQNIVALTAAMDKVQNPVAKAALKRNIEKTYARLAEKLAKLEKEAEEVKTEAPATETTVKTDTPAATTTTGTTATTGTTTTAPATTTTTEPATTTEDTSDVKTESKKEVKKAAVAAKHTAKKEAKQAKTAAKQVKHQAKKEAKQVKTTAKQQAKQVKSAAKQEVKKIRQTEKQQVKEVKTTAKQQIKQVKQTVKQELKPIKKVEEHRTHENGKEKHND